In the genome of Arabidopsis thaliana chromosome 4, partial sequence, the window TGGAgaaatatttttggtcaaGCGATTAAAGTTCCattttttgtggattttttttcGCTAGAATTTAATTacgaatatttgttttgtagagTTAACAACCTAAGAATCGAGATATATCTCGACATCGatgatataaagaaaaaaaaaggtatagtatatatttttaaaaacatacaCTTATTGTTTTTAGTGATGATACTGGTAAAACACTTTCATGCAATATTATTGAAATACCACTTCAAAGACTAATTTTCGGTATCGATAGAGTTTTAGTTCGTCGACGTCGAGAAATTTTATATCCTCTTCGATTTCTTTACAGTTTTtatcgattttttttgtatatacttctaattttcttctctctatatgacttttctctcaatttcttctttttcatatctactttttaagatattttaaagAGTCGTGAAAGAGCATCCCTTCAATATGCTCATGCCATTGGTATTGAATTCACCAAAAGAGAAGCCTCTCATCAAATAAGTTCTTCAATCCCGAAACTTGAGCTTAGTCTCCAAATCCTTTGAGTTAAGATGTCTTATGACCCTCgtcatttataaattaaactCAATAAAATTGATGTCTACACTTTGATCGGATTGAACAAGAACATTGTCATGTTCACTTGCAATATTCACATAAGCCTTTATCGGATTCAGTTGTCCgcaaatattttgatatttactCGATGAAAGATCTGCTATAAGGGtgaataaatttgtaattcaAGCCCCATCACAAATCGCGGTAGATCAACTGCATCTAGCTTGGAAATCAAGAGTACTATATGCTCGTTGACGCCTTCATCAAGACCAAAAGTAAACTGTACATTGTTGCCTCTATTCCCCAATCTTGGAATCTAAATATCTCTTGATCAATTTTTTATGCTTGGTTCTATCATATAGTTACTTTTTAACTTGATGAATTTCCAAACATGTTTTAGGAAAACTACtttgtgaaaattttatattatataaatagaaaagataATTTAACGGAAAAGAAACATTAACTTTATAGCATGTGGTATGTGGATATTATGCTCACTCTCAATTAGTCAATTAAGATATACCAACAACAACCTGGTTGAGATATCACAGAAATTATCAATTAATATCTTATAAATGAATTCGAAATATGCTAAATGCAAACATAGTTTTGTAAGTAcgtaatttataatatattaatactcAAATCTAAGACTtacttttgaaaacaaaagaatatctTGTCAAATTGACACTTTTTAATGTTCAAAAGAGATAGTAAGAAATTTCGCCTaaccaagaaaacaataaaaacaaggaATTTCAGTCtcaatactatatatatttttctgttattCACTTATATATTTGGATGTGATAGAATACTTTTTTAAGAACACACATATCTTATCTTCACCGATATATTAGCTGATACATTTTTTACattcctttttattattattattcttatttattttctattcaCATGtacttacaaacaaaaacttaaagaCTTTGCAATTTGCGTTACGAATATTTTTCGTCAGGCTGTAATTTGAAAAGTCTTCTAGATGATTTCAAGTCTCTGCTTAATGTGCCAACTAGGCTCTATGTCACTACTTTGTGTTGTCTCTAATTCTCATTCTTCTTGACAAGACCAAACATATCACTAATGATGAAGAGATgactaatatttgtttatacatTTGCTTGTAATGAAGACATGTAGTATAGCAAAGCACCATATAATATAGTGATAGCATTCTAttaatttgttcttttttacagccgaagaagaagagtataaGAAACATGTTTAAGATTCAGCCTTAAAcaagtgaagaaaaaacaaaaagaaaggcTCAACGAATGGGAACTTTGATCCAACCATTGGCAAAAGCAATGGCTAAGATGACGAATGGAGTTGACATACCGAATATGATAATGTAAGGAAGAGGCGTCTTCATCGgattctctccttctctttctccaacGCTTTGCCAATACCTACAAAATTCCAATGCAATCCTCATCCATAACCATTTCTTCAATCACAATTGCATGTTTATGAAAAATGAACATGCAAGAATTTAagttctttttctattttaaaagagtttagTTCTTTTGACTAAACTACaacccaaatatttttattcttttgctAACACGGATTTGAGTCTGGATATTGATACAATACTAACACAATGTCACAAACCACCAGTCTACATGTCATTgacacatacaaaaaaaaaaactacttaaATTCTGCAATGGAGACtaaaatttttgtattaaattggTAACCTACATATCGTTTTGTAATTTTCCATGTTTTCATCAATTTCCtaggtttgtttttctgtgATTTTGCAAAATTACATTACCATTCTATGAGTTTCTGTTATTTTCTACAATCTCATGATGAAAATTGAGAATTAAGATTAACTTACTGTTCAGGTTCTTCCTCTTTGgttataaactttttcttatctttaggCTTCActtctccatctcctccaCCTTATGCAATAACCaaagattaacaaaatttacatctacaaacaaataaaagatataAGAGTACCTAATTTGGCATGAAGCTTGAATTCTGGGAATCCTAATGGTGATGGTGGACAAAAGAATTGAGGTAAAGCAAGCAATGatgaatatgaagaagatgatgaagttgaGGAATCACTAGCCCTGTGGctaaacgaagaagaagaaattcgAAATTTCGCTGCCATTTCCAACAACTATATGGATGTGATAgaatatttttacattttatttttctgttattcACTTATACATTTGGATGtgatagaatatttttttctgaacacACAGATCTTATCTTCACCGATATATTAGCTGAAGCCTGATACATTTACAttccttatttattttttattcacaTGTATGtactaataaacaaaacttaaagaCTTTGTATTATGCGTTACGAATATTTTTCGTCAGGATTGAAAAGTCAACCCTAGGCCTTTAGCttccttcttttatataaacagagaaacaaaacactttCTTTCTCAGCctctctgtttcatcttcttctctaaactCTCAACATGTCTTGCTCGGCCACCGATCTCGCTGTCCTGTTGGGTCCTAATGCCACGGCGGCGGCCAACTACATCTGTGGCCAGTTAGGCGACgtcaacaacaaatttatcgACACCGCTTTCGCTATAGACAACACTTACCTTCTCTTCTCCGCCTACCTTGTCTTCTCTATGCAGCTTGGCTTCGCTATGCTCTGTGCCGGTTCCGTGAGAGCCAAGAATACTATGAACATCATGCTTACCAACGTCCTTGACGCTGCAGCCGGTGGTCTCTTCTATTATCTGTTTGGCTACGCCTTTGCCTTTGGATCTCCGTCCAATGGTTTCATCGGTAAACACTACTTTGGTCTCAAAGACATCCCCACGGCCTCTGCTGACTACTCCAACTTTCTCTACCAATGGGCCTTTGCAATCGCTGCGGCTGGAATCACAAGTGGCTCGATCGCTGAACGGACACAGTTCGTGGCTTACCTAATCTATTCCTCTTTCTTAACCGGGTTTGTTTACCCGGTCGTCTCTCACTGGTTCTGGTCAGTTGATGGATGGGCCAGCCCGTTCCGTACCGATGGAGATTTGCTTTTCAGCACCGGAGCGATAGATTTCGCTGGGTCCGGTGTTGTTCATATGGTCGGAGGTATCGCTGGACTCTGGGGTGCGCTCATCGAAGGTCCACGACTTGGCCGGTTCGATAACGGAGGCCGTGCCATCGCTCTTCGTGGCCACTCGGCGTCACTTGTTGTCCTTGGAACATTCCTCCTCTGGTTTGGATGGTACGGATTTAACCCCGGTTCCTTCAACAAGATCCTAGTCACGTACGAGACAGGCACATACAACGGCCAGTGGAGCGCGGTCGGACGGACAGCTGTCACAACAACGTTAGCTGGCTGCACCGCGGCGCTGACAACCCTATTTGGGAAACGTCTACTCTCGGGACATTGGAACGTCACTGATGTATGCAACGGCCTCCTCGGAGGGTTTGCAGCCATAACTGGTGGCTGCTCTGTCGTTGAGCCATGGGCTGCGATCATCTGCGGGTTCGTGGCGGCCCTAGTCCTCCTCGGATGCAACAAGCTCGCTGAGAAGCTCAAATACGACGACCCTCTTGAGGCAGCACAACTACACGGTGGTTGCGGTGCGTGGGGACTAATATTCACGGCTCTCTTCGCTCAAGAAAAGTACTTGAACCAGATTTACGGCAACAAACCCGGAAGGCCACACGGTTTGTTTATGGGCGGTGGAGGAAAACTACTTGGAGCTCAGCTGATTCAGATCATTGTGATCACGGGTTGGGTAAGTGCGACCATGGGGACACTTTTCTTCATCctcaagaaaatgaaattgttgCGGATATCGTCCGAGGATGAGATGGCCGGTATGGATATGACCAGGCACGGTGGTTTTGCTTATATGtactttgatgatgatgagtctcACAAAGCCATTCAGCTTAGGAGAGTTGAGCCACgatctccttctccttctggTGCTAATACTACACCTACTCCggtttgatttggatttttacttttattctctattttctagagtattattttaaatgatgttttgtgatacttaaatattgttttggatatttttttgcatttcAGTAATGTTTTAGATGTACAGTTTCATGGGGTTGTGATGATAATATCTATGTGGTCATTTGTGTTCTCTTTGGAGTTTTTTCTATAACgcttttttcaaattttatgatCATTATTTGCTGCATTCTAGATAAGCAATTAGGAATGTGAAGCATGGACTAAGTAAAAGCCTGACCGTTTTTAAGTTTGGACTTTTGATATAGCTCATACTTTTTTGATATTAGTTCATACTTATTGCTTTAAATAGCTAAAAAGTCTAAAACAAACCTTGCATTGACGCAATAGATATAAATAACTCGAAGTATTGCTTTCTAGAAGCATTAACAATTTGGTAAAACGAAGTTGAACCATTTACTCAAGCATAATAATCAGAAATGACAATCTTTCATGTCTGatgcaaataaataataatttatggAAATAATTTCTATGTCTTACATCACTAATTAGACTTTTAGATGCTTGCAAGTTTGAAGTTTCAGCAGAAGTAGGTGCTTTTacaaactcttttttgttttaatttgataaaGTGTGTTTTTACAAactctgttttattttattttgaaaaagtgtGTTTTTACAAACTTTCAACCAACCTATTCACGAATCTCTAATTTCATTTGTCCACCACATGAAATAATGTGTTTATTATATTAGTGTTATTTAAACTCAACGATTTTGGAGATTCGTACGTACCTTGTTGCCGCAACTAAAGATTCGGAGTATCACAGTTATTATATTAACAAATGGATTCACAAAGTAGATCGCGAATTACTTGAAAGTTGGAACTCGTGATAATGTTGTCGATACCACTAAATGGCAACTTCGTACATATGTAAAAAAAGTCAGGGTATTTGGGTGCTTTTCAAAAAGATGGAAGCATGACATGAGTGATGAGGCAGCTCCTACAAGTTGGAAAGAAGATATTTTGTCTTTACctccaaattaaaaaattggcatttttaaatatcaaaaggTGAAGAAGCCAATCAATtagtatatttatttgtatttttttttttttttcaatctcttttacAAGTTTTAAGGAACTTAATGGCCAGCACTTTGATTTGATAGATACACACTAAATGAAAAAGTTGACCAGATGGCTCCGGTACTCGGAAACAAATTGCATGGAAATTTTACATAATTAGGTACACACATTTCAACATTTTGAAGAATATATTTGactgttttgattttgcagtttCAATTGCTTTATGATTTCTACTCGGTTATTTATTGCTTTCCTAAATTTTATTCTGTGTATcttactttattattttttagaatttaatatttgttgcTTCTATTCTCAATGAATATACTCAACAgatgaaataattaataaataattccAAACATTTGAAcgttaaataattaaatagtCTTGaccattttaatattttttctaattgtaACATTTTCTTTAGTATTACTAGGTTATGATTATCATTACACGTTTGggttaaatatgtttttgaacttttggCGACAGGCGAGTCACTTGTTTTATAAACTTAACTTATACTAATCATTTAACAGGCTACATGTACTTTGCTATAGGTGAGTCATGTAACTGTTTAATTAGCTAGTGTGAATGTGTGAtcgacgaaaaaaaaaaattagctaGTGTGACCATATTACTTATACAAcaacaaactaaaaacttgtcaaactaaaaaaagaaagtaatataTCTGTTTGTAATTAGTCTAATCGTATTaaacttttcagttttcacataataaaacaaaattacaaaaatctgATTATAAATGCATCACTTTTTGtgattaacaattttttaccCTAAAGCAATAGTaattattcttaaattttacaattcatcatcattaacaaatcaaagataaaaaaatttaaaatgctcacttttcatttcttaaaaaaatttaatctaAATTGATAATCATTATCTACTCGGAAGAAAATAATCGAGATGACAACGGCTTGGTTCATGTGTGAGCCTCAACCACCCCCTCTTTCTCCGTATTTCCCTAACATGTCTTCACGAAAATTTTATAATGATTTATAGAAATAATTCTGTGTTGTCATATATTATTGGAATTTTCAATGCTGGAAAGTTGCAGCAGAACTTGGCGTTTTACAAACTTTGAACCAACCGAACAGGAATCTTCTTGTCATTACATGCAATGTTTATTTGATTCAACATTATTTAGATAACCGAACGAACAACTTTGGAGATACGTACCACGTTGCCACACCGCAAGATTCGACGTGTATCCtaatattttactaataagaaagataagatTCGCACAAAAGAGATCACAATTTCGTTGGAGCCCGTGATATCGTTGTCAGTATCATAAATGGTAATTCCGTACATACATGAGTTCTTATGGgtaattttggtattttagaagtcagaaagaagagattttacCAAGTTTTTGACGTCTCTAAAAGTGCAATTTGGACCTTTGTATCTCTTTATCAATACCTAAATAAAGAATCTAGATGCAAAATTGTTCCGCATGTTCAAATTTGTGTAAGAACATAACATAACACTATTATATGCAAAGATAAAACAATACTCCATCTAGAAAGACTCACTCCAACTGTAATATTCATAATTCATTTATTGTTGCTACAGATTCTGAAGTTGAAAAGAAGTTGCGCAAAACAATAATGATACTAAAATGGCATAGTCAATATTAGTGGCTATAATTAATAACTATACGTTACCGTACAGCTAGAAACAAAACCGTAAGACTTTCACgactttgatttttccttgttgatttgactttttgttcgaataaatatattcaatGTATCATATGCTTCCAATATTCCAATGATTAATGTGAAAACAATTCCATTTTCACcttcaaactaaaaaaaaacttggctGACCTATAGattctaaataattttattctaGAGTCCGACTTCGTCATAGATTCTAACTATTtgattgaagatttttttttttcgattagaactgtttcaaactttattatatacaaGAACGAATCAAAGTATATCACTCTTTACTCTTTAGTGAAAAGGTGAAAAAATGGGAGAagttatttaaatttcttcGGTGAATCATACATGTCCTCATAAAGATACTAAGGTACCAGAAAATGATCCCACATACATTAATTACTTTCAAAAAGTAACCACGAACGTCATTTACTTTGAAGCAACCCTACCTACCCATGAACTTAATAGTTTCATAGAATTAATCACGAGAAGACCACATATTTGGAGAGacattataaaaacattacttTTATTTGTAAACATGCTATCGAATATCTTAATCAAAAGATGGGATCCCTCTAAAGATATTGTGTGCTACTGCTCTATTAATCTTATTcgtcaatgttttttttcccggAAAATATTTAGGTTCGCCTTTTAGGGTGtgtaattataatatttaggTTCGCCTTAGGGTGTGCCGTTGACGGCTCAGTTTTCTCGGACTTCCGTTGAAAGGCTTCCATCGCTAGGTTTTTTGTTGATTCGGTCTTTGCCGTTTGGTAGCTCGTTTCTTGTTCCTTAAGGTGTCTTTTAAGTTAATATTTAGAATCGGTTTATCACTTCATTGATTCCAAAAGagtaatttcttttgttgatgtcGATGGACTGATTGTTCTTTGCTTCCATgttttttatcctttttttgcCATGAGACCAAAATTGTAGGATTTACTTAATTGTATCTCCTaaacctttttcatttttcaatgaaatatttacattcttagcagaaaaaaaaaaaaaaaatttgtaacaaaTGGAAAACTAGCTCATtggcaaacaaaaagagtaaaacCAGCCCATATTAAATATGACTAACACAACCATGTACAAATTAACTCGTTGCCCTTTCCGTAAAAGTGAAACAAATAGATTTATCTTCGTGATTAACGAGAGAGAATAATCGCATCCATCAATCGTATTTTACGACTTTCGATTGTGatagtttaatttatttcaatgTATGCAGAAACATATCAACTactgaattatatatattaattaaccATTTTGTAGTCAGAATTAACTGGGATTAAATCACCCAATcctaaatttgattttgacctaactaatgaaaatttaatagtaaaaaactattactttgattttacattttaactTTGAtagttttttctaatttttattaactagaaacctaattttttttcgtCAACTAGAAAACTATTCTatcttgatattattttataattttacagacaacagaattatatataaataatttgagtttttttttgtagcttttaaaattgcattaatcaaatttgtttaataGAGGATATAAACATggtattaataaaaaaaaattctaaaaattcCTCTAGTTCCACTTTTCAGCCAATTCCTCAACTGAtgtatcttaaaaaaaaaaaaaaaaatccacagATTCAGCTAAAAATCACTACGAAAAATGAACGATTAAAATTAACATGGGCCACATCAATTGGGCCTAAGAAGATAAAGATGGGCCACAACATTTAGGCCTAAAAGAAAATGACCTCAACATCAAAACTTCGACAGTCAGTCACTGTAACATTTTAGATCTTTcccgaagaagaaaacgaagaagagacGAAGAGAGAAATGAGGCCGATGCAGCTGGATATGTTATCGGAGATGGATGATGCAGGTTCTTCGATGGCCATGGACGTTGATGACCTCGAAGCCATGGAGATACTCAACGAAGGAGGACTTGTCTCAGATAACAAGCTCGCCGACGCCGATTTCTTCAACAAATTCGATGATGATTTCGATGACACCGATATCAACTAAATCCGGTTAAGTTTCCTCTTTaagatttcagttttttttcctaaacttGATGTAATTTGTGGAGAAACCTATGTAGTAAGTGTGTAATAAGTTCTGggatttttatgtttgtggTATGTAacaatgtttttcttcatttggaTTACTAAAACATTTGATTTGTGTGTTATTGTGCTTTgtctgattgttttttttggctcaaatttagaatgttttttttttccttggttctggagatgatgatgttttttGGAGATTGAAACCTAATTTTCTTTAgtgttttggtattttagtAACTGAAAATTAGAGTCTTTGTATGTGAAGAATGTTGTGAATTTGTATGTGAAGAATGTGAAAGTTATTGATATTGGCTTAAGATAGAAACTAATTGATTCATTTGGTACCATATTCCATTGTGATTGCTTGTAATTTCAACATCTGAGGTCTCTGAAATATGTGTTGATGTGTTTCATTGTGTTGATATTCATGTGACTCACCGGGTCTAGAGAAACTTCCCGGTGAGAGATGAAATCCTCATGTAAGCTGTAACTTTCCACTAGTGATTAAGTGAACTAGGGAACTCATACTGAAGCACATATTCCTACCAACAATTTAATGGCCTAAGAGAAATAGTCTCTTGTATCTTCCATGTAACTCAGATACATCAGTCAATGATTTATATGGATATGGTATCTTGTTCCATGTTGATTTCTTGTAAATTCACCATCTCGTGGTCTCTGAATGTGTGTTGTATTGTGGTATGTGGGAGGGGGTGTATAATTCCTGTCTTGTGGTATGTAGGAGGGGGTGTATAATTCCCCTGGCCAAGTTCTGTTGTTGCATCGTGTCATATTATATTCTCTGGGCCGGTTTTGAGATGGAAATAATGTGCTTGATGTTCAACTATGGTAGAAAGGAAAAGGAGGCTAAGCATAAAGATGTCACTTGTCACTTTGTCAGTCCCTAGCAGTCTTTGTTACTTGCCTTATAGTCGTATGTATGTAGTGTAGCCAAATTTCATGAGATTTCAACATTCGATAGCAATTCATTAGATATCGGTAACCTCTTTTCAGAATCtcttactaataaaaaaaaagttatttgagGCCTCTCACACTACCCACCTCAGCCTTTTAACAAATGTGTTCTCAAGTTGCCACGTCATCAACTCTCTCAAAAACTCCCAAATCTCTGCAAGCCACCATCCATGAGCCTCttaactttcttctcctccctACCTCAACCTTTATAAAATCTCCACATCTTGGTTTAATGacta includes:
- a CDS encoding uncharacterized protein (unknown protein; FUNCTIONS IN: molecular_function unknown; INVOLVED IN: biological_process unknown; LOCATED IN: chloroplast; BEST Arabidopsis thaliana protein match is: unknown protein (TAIR:AT2G05310.1); Has 50 Blast hits to 50 proteins in 20 species: Archae - 0; Bacteria - 0; Metazoa - 0; Fungi - 0; Plants - 50; Viruses - 0; Other Eukaryotes - 0 (source: NCBI BLink).); this encodes MAAKFRISSSSFSHRASDSSTSSSSSYSSLLALPQFFCPPSPLGFPEFKLHAKLGGGDGEVKPKDKKKFITKEEEPEQYWQSVGEREGENPMKTPLPYIIIFGMSTPFVILAIAFANGWIKVPIR
- the AMT1;1 gene encoding ammonium transporter 1;1 (ammonium transporter 1;1 (AMT1;1); FUNCTIONS IN: ammonium transmembrane transporter activity; INVOLVED IN: ammonium transport, transport, protein polymerization, response to karrikin; LOCATED IN: nucleus, plasma membrane, membrane; EXPRESSED IN: 25 plant structures; EXPRESSED DURING: 13 growth stages; CONTAINS InterPro DOMAIN/s: Ammonium transporter (InterPro:IPR001905), Ammonium transporter, conserved site (InterPro:IPR018047); BEST Arabidopsis thaliana protein match is: ammonium transporter 1;3 (TAIR:AT3G24300.1); Has 11619 Blast hits to 11599 proteins in 2072 species: Archae - 224; Bacteria - 4688; Metazoa - 462; Fungi - 431; Plants - 505; Viruses - 0; Other Eukaryotes - 5309 (source: NCBI BLink).) codes for the protein MSCSATDLAVLLGPNATAAANYICGQLGDVNNKFIDTAFAIDNTYLLFSAYLVFSMQLGFAMLCAGSVRAKNTMNIMLTNVLDAAAGGLFYYLFGYAFAFGSPSNGFIGKHYFGLKDIPTASADYSNFLYQWAFAIAAAGITSGSIAERTQFVAYLIYSSFLTGFVYPVVSHWFWSVDGWASPFRTDGDLLFSTGAIDFAGSGVVHMVGGIAGLWGALIEGPRLGRFDNGGRAIALRGHSASLVVLGTFLLWFGWYGFNPGSFNKILVTYETGTYNGQWSAVGRTAVTTTLAGCTAALTTLFGKRLLSGHWNVTDVCNGLLGGFAAITGGCSVVEPWAAIICGFVAALVLLGCNKLAEKLKYDDPLEAAQLHGGCGAWGLIFTALFAQEKYLNQIYGNKPGRPHGLFMGGGGKLLGAQLIQIIVITGWVSATMGTLFFILKKMKLLRISSEDEMAGMDMTRHGGFAYMYFDDDESHKAIQLRRVEPRSPSPSGANTTPTPV
- the SMAP1 gene encoding small acidic protein 1, with the translated sequence MRPMQLDMLSEMDDAGSSMAMDVDDLEAMEILNEGGLVSDNKLADADFFNKFDDDFDDTDIN